From the genome of Podospora bellae-mahoneyi strain CBS 112042 chromosome 2, whole genome shotgun sequence:
ATCGATGTGCATGCCTGGGGCGAAAACATTCTCACCGCCTCAGTTGCGGGTTCGGCCGACGATATCGACACCTACTTGCCCTTTGACGGCACATCGGGAGCCGCTCCCATCATTGCCGGCGCAGCCCTCAGCGTTCAGGGGATGATCAGTGCCAACCGCGGGACAAAGTTGGATGCACTTGTACTCCGGGACCTGATCAAGATTGATGGAACACCCACCTCTAATCCATCCGTCGACAAGCTAGGAGTGCAGCCTGACCTTCGTGCGCTCATTGACGGAGGCCATCTTTTGTAGTCAGAAATTCTTTCTCTACCTTATTAGTGTATGGAGTAATAGTAGCTACCTACTTTGCTTAGTTTCTCATCGTGAGAGTCTGTAAAATGCATTTACTCCGTCTGAGTACCTTATGTACAGTTTGAACCTGCCCTGACATCAGCCCAACGCCCCGAATCCTGCACATCGCTGACCGAAAACAGTTACACCTAGCCGTATCGTGTGTCAGCACGTAAACCTAGGTAAGACACGTTGGAAGCCAACAGGCTTAAAAGGCGACTTCGCCTGCTCTCCCAGCCAACTGTCCCTCTTCAAGTTCATCCAATGTAAAGTACCTAGCCCAATCGCTACCTCTTGAAACATGAAACCCCAAGCTATCCTTTCGGCGCTGGCGGGAAGTTATGAGCTGCTCAATATCACCAGAAACAGAGCCAACGACAGCGTTGAGATACCAACTGCCCAAAGCCCGTATGCCTTCACTGGTCTGCTCATATACACAAGCAGCGGCTACATGTCCGCGCACATGACATCGTTCAATGTCTCCAACCTTCCCGACGACGGAGCAAACATGGTCTGGTCCCCTCGAAATACCACAGATCTTGACGACGCGTGGGCCGTTGTCGCCAAAACTACGCTTGCATATGCTGGCACCTTGTCGATTAATCCAGAGGTTCCGTCCACCAAAGAGTCCGAAGCTGTCCTGCATGGCCCGCTTCATGTCACAAACATGCCCGCATGGGTAGGTGGGACTCAAAAACGGAATGACAGGGTGGTGAAGCACAATGGCCAAAACGGGGGCACATTCTTGAGACTCAGCGCACCTGTGAACGCAGACGCTACGGTTGAGGGTACGCTTTGGTGGAGAAAACTGgagtgatggtgttggggctTACCGTGACTGCTTATTCGCCATTGAAGCAGTATTCCAGGACAAGATGTACCTAGCTTCTGATCATTTTTCAAAGGCAATAATTGATGCTGTTGCTTGAGTGGCAGACAAACTAACGCAAGCATTTCAAGCATCTGCCCTCCGCCAGCTGCTTTTCTGCATGTAATCTCTTCCACCGCCGTGTACCTCTCTCGCCTTGTGGCCAATCTGGCTAACCCCTCCAGATGACTGGCTTTGGCCGTGCTGGTTAGGGCTTCTGCCATCTCGAGCTATGGAGAGACGAACGACCATTCCATTCATTGCGGTGCCGCTCAGCTCCTTGACAGCACGGTCAACTTCCTTGCGGGAGCCAAGGTCAACATAACAGTGATGGTGATTCCCAGGCATAGATCGGAGCGAGTATGGAACCACGCGCTTGCCGATGGCGACGCTAAAACGTGCGGTGTCAATCCATCTGGACATGTTTGAAGATGACATGCTTGGGAGCACGGACTTACACGTCGAAGCCCGAAAAAAAGCTGCGAATCTCAGCGTCGTTGTGCTCCTGGTCAATCATTTTGTCGAGGCCATCGATGCGGATGCGGGTGCTGTCCTTGTTGGAGTAACTTTGCAGACGATTCAGGGCAGCATACGGCCCTTGCTGGTCTTCTGTTTGCTCTCTTGGGGAATTCCAACCCCGAAATCTCACCCCATCCTTCTGTTCTGAGGCGCCGTCGGCACCTTTCCAATCACCCCATCTCTGGAACACAGGTCGAAATTCAACGGAGCTCTGGTCTCCACGCGATGATCTCCCATGTCCCTTGGGTACACAGGGGCCCAGCTTGACGACCCTCCCGAGGATTGATTGGCCCGCAAGCGCCTCCAAAGCGTAGGCAGCCTCTTGGTGTGATGGGAAGACGACGAAACAGTACCCTCGGTTTCGACCACTGATAGGATCGATCGATATATGGATTTTCTGAaagctgttgaggttggccCCGACGAGCAATTCCTCCACATCTGCCGGTTTGGCAAAATAGTCCAAACTACCAACATAAATCCGATTGAAGTCAGTCGGGACGGCAGTGTTCAGCTCTTGATCATCGTGACGCCTCGCCATCTTTGGGTTGATGGCTATCGTATAGCTGATAAGAGTATTTATCGAGTACTGTCTATGcgcaagagcaagaagatTTTACTGCTGGAGGTGGCGCAAAAGCCCTCCCACAATTTTAGGCTAAACCGCACGTCAGAGTGGGTCAACAATGCATTGGCGGGCGAGCTTGAATGAGGTACCAACCCTACCTTAGTACCTTAGGGAAGAACGTCCAAGAGAGACAGACAGTCAAAGTGAACCG
Proteins encoded in this window:
- a CDS encoding hypothetical protein (COG:A; EggNog:ENOG503P5FQ), with amino-acid sequence MARRHDDQELNTAVPTDFNRIYVGSLDYFAKPADVEELLVGANLNSFQKIHISIDPISGRNRGYCFVVFPSHQEAAYALEALAGQSILGRVVKLGPCVPKGHGRSSRGDQSSVEFRPVFQRWGDWKGADGASEQKDGVRFRGWNSPREQTEDQQGPYAALNRLQSYSNKDSTRIRIDGLDKMIDQEHNDAEIRSFFSGFDVVAIGKRVVPYSLRSMPGNHHHCYVDLGSRKEVDRAVKELSGTAMNGMVVRLSIARDGRSPNQHGQSQSSGGVSQIGHKAREVHGGGRDYMQKSSWRRADA
- a CDS encoding hypothetical protein (COG:O; EggNog:ENOG503PQHR) translates to MKPQAILSALAGSYELLNITRNRANDSVEIPTAQSPYAFTGLLIYTSSGYMSAHMTSFNVSNLPDDGANMVWSPRNTTDLDDAWAVVAKTTLAYAGTLSINPEVPSTKESEAVLHGPLHVTNMPAWVGGTQKRNDRVVKHNGQNGGTFLRLSAPVNADATVEGTLWWRKLE